Proteins encoded within one genomic window of Siniperca chuatsi isolate FFG_IHB_CAS linkage group LG4, ASM2008510v1, whole genome shotgun sequence:
- the LOC122874847 gene encoding DNA-binding protein RFX7 isoform X3: protein MADDQQQPGQKPASGLGSLPALVPGLQGPEANALQFKIKNSICKSVQSKVDSILQDVEKFTDIEKLYLYLKLPSGPSSGNDKSDQSSMSSSRTQQMYAFNWIRNHLEEHPETSLPKQEVYDEYKSYCDNLGYNPLSAADFGKIMKNVFPNMKARRLGMRGKSKYCYSGLRKKAFVHMPSLPNLDLQKSGDGCELMEQTGQSPSAEDEMRSAACGLVCEWAQKVLSRQFDNVEDLARFLLNSHYIGTKSMAALTVMTGTPTGMKTPTPASAFVPTAEANSFQPQVKTLPSPSVDAKQQLQRKIQKKQQEQKLHSPLPSETQIKRTEASTPGPTIPCGSPALLSPQPTIGIVVAAVPSPVTVQRSRQLMTSPSPVGTAEGKVLPVNFQVVTQSLKQSPKTPQNISASPVGDRLARHGTRYAQILPKPSATSAITLRSPPTLLITNSPIKTVMPTPHVSSVNVVKMTAIALAPSSSSTTVRPASAGVSTIAASDDSQQPHVVSLVAPQSPAIRPSVPVSTPTLSTDTKVVSEAGNDTEKTAIGAKEERVAKFRAASEPSFLVKCSPGPDKGARIKSDPTIPPTSVGVAGTQDSNNINCHDSTLYLTVDNQNSNGNMSSNGSSAVTPTSKDPCSDAKSPRKRTGSSGESHVIPVKRVFISQQPLALVDNPKPGVSAAVKRIPRPGTPARPESAPCKVTVKHTSIGPTQILALSDSPITHTEGSQTVVKPQALVVKHEDHSLSTDTSTGAAGNNTSDQTLLQQIIPANSGAHEASVMSDLKSTIWEGGQLDELRKQAFAQQIPAEHKQAPTDQLSIIAQTPEASGQLTLTQEMVDFAGSQPNMDYFPFNDDDMTQDSIVEELVQMEEQMKLKGLFSSCVDVSLQSQSASNQGSILNAHQAGTTFYHSAHSSTTPVQTPTPTPTPTPTPTPTSEMTLGHNLTRESPCSRMAPITPVDGAMGRHTPISTPLSNCSSSVPPSPVECRNPFAFTPINSSITGYHDASIVSSSPVKPMQRPMATHPDKAKLEWINNRYNSNSAGPLSNHSIGILPSYQDLVDDQFRKPHAFAIPGQSFQAQSRQDSAHFGRLTPISPVQQQQQQQQQQQQQLLTGVTTPTKQESFAVPAPLDNKASTSSASSTFRCRSVSPAVRQRNFSGNTGPPTTTTNTTTTTRAVVSPFNSPITSEVLSILSNSQTVSSVHSMVQRSQSVPLNIMMQSEMLPVQGQSNTKITNVLLSKMEADGDDSVRGLGINNLPSNYTARMNLTQILETTPGFAGGTAHQTQLPVSSSPAAFELQQHGYLTTSSGEQVSFSTGDSQAQAGPGEQDQQQQQQLQENPVQTQPQLLLQSTQQQEVEDEQQQLDFNNTVKDLLGDDGLNPSSQLVGQVASELNAVASDFSNDIRLTSDLSSSITDLNTLDTNLLFDPNQQQEQYEDSTLEELKNDPLFQQICSDTVNSGFDWLESKDQPTTVEMLG from the exons ATGGCTGATGATCAACAACAACCTGGTCAGAAGCCTGCCTCGGGATTAGGCTCTCTTCCAGCGCTGGTGCCAGGACTCCAGGGGCCCGAGGCTAACGCGTTACAGTTCAAAATAAAGAATTCAATTTG CAAATCTGTACAATCAAAAGTGGACAGCATATTG caAGATGTTGAGAAGTTTACAGACATCGAAAAACTCTACCTCTACCTGAAGTTGCCTTCTGGTCCCAGCAGTGGCAATGATAAAAG TGATCAGAGTTCCATGTCGTCAAGCCGTACTCAACAGATGTATGCATTCAACTGGATACGGAATCACCTAGAAGAGCACCCGGAGACTTCCCTCCCAAAGCAAGAGGTGTATGATGAATACAA GAGCTATTGTGACAATCTCGGCTACAATCCACTGAGTGCAGCAGACTTTGGAAAGATCATGAAGAATGTCTTTCCTAACATGAAAGCACGTCGACTGGGCATGAGGGGCAAATCCAA ATACTGTTATAGCGGGTTAAGGAAGAAAGCTTTTGTTCACATGCCATCCTTACCCAACCTGGATCTGCAGAAATCTGGTGATGGG TGTGAGCTGATGGAGCAGACGGGACAGTCCCCGAGCGCTGAAGATGAAATGAGATCTGCAGCCTGTGGACTGGTGTGTGAGTGGGCCCAAAAGGTCCTGAGTCGTCAGTTTGACAACGTGGAGGACCTGGCCCGCTTCCTGCTCAATAGCCACTACATTGGTACTAAGTCCATGGCTGCACTCACTGTTATGACCGGAACACCCACAG GAATGAAGACGCCAACTCCAGCCTCTGCGTTTGTGCCCACAGCTGAGGCAAACTCTTTCCAGCCCCAGGTGAAGACCCTGCCCTCTCCCTCTGTTGATGCAAAGCAGCAACTGCAGCGAAAGATCcagaagaagcagcaggagcAGAAGCTCCACTCACCCCTCCCCAGTGAGACCCAGATCAAGAGAACGGAGGCCAGTACCCCCGGCCCCACCATCCCCTGTGGCAgccctgctctgctctcccCTCAGCCCACCATAGGCATCGTAGTAGCAGCTGTCCCAAGCCCAGTCACA GTACAGAGAAGCAGGCAGTTAATGACCTCGCCCAGCCCTGTAGGGACAGCAGAGGGGAAAGTGTTGCCTGTGAACTTCCAAGTGGTCACTCAGTCTCTTAAACAGTCCCCCAAAACTCCCCAGAATATCTCAGCTAGTCCTGTGGGTGATCGGCTGGCACGACACGGTACACGTTACGCCCAAATTCTGCCCAAGCCCTCTGCCACCAGTGCCATCACGCTGCGTTCACCGCCCACCCTACTTATCACCAACAGCCCCATAAAAACTGTGATGCCCACTCCCCACGTCAGCTCAGTCAACGTGGTGAAGATGACGGCCATCGCTCTggctcccagcagcagcagtacaacTGTGCGTCCTGCCTCGGCTGGTGTGAGTACCATAGCTGCTTCGGACGATTCCCAGCAGCCACACGTTGTGAGCTTGGTTGCCCCTCAGTCTCCTGCAATCAGACCCAGTGTCCCAGTCTCCACCCCAACCCTCTCCACTGACACCAAAGTGgtgtctgaagctggaaatgaCACAGAGAAAACTGCTATTGGGGCCAAAGAGGAAAGAGTGGCTAAGTTCAGGGCTGCCAGTGAGCCAAGCTTCCTGGTTAAGTGTTCTCCGGGACCAGACAAAGGGGCAAGAATAAAAAGTGACCCCACAATCCCTCCCACTTCGGTAGGTGTAGCTGGGACTCAGGACAGCAATAACATTAACTGCCATGACAGTACTTTGTACTTGACTGTTGATAATCAGAACTCCAATGGCAACATGTCATCCAATGGCTCCTCCGCTGTTACCCCAACATCGAAGGATCCCTGCTCTGATGCCAAAAGCCCCAGGAAGCGCACAGGCTCAAGCGGGGAGTCCCATGTGATTCCTGTGAAGAGGGTGTTTATCTCCCAGCAGCCACTGGCTTTAGTTGACAATCCCAAACCTGGAGTCAGTGCTGCAGTGAAGAGGATTCCCAGACCGGGAACCCCTGCCAGACCAGAGAGTGCCCCCTGCAAAGTGACTGTGAAACACACCTCCATAGGGCCCACACAGATCCTTGCACTCTCTGACTCgcccatcacacacactgagggcTCCCAGACTGTTGTCAAACCCCAGGCACTGGTAGTGAAACACGAAGACCATTCACTCAGCACTGATACCAGCACTGGAgcagctggaaacaacactTCTGATCAAACATTGCTACAGCAGATCATACCAGCCAACTCAGGAGCACACGAAGCCTCTGTGATGAGTGACTTAAAGAGCACAATATGGGAGGGGGGACAGCTTGATGAGCTTCGGAAGCAGGCGTTTGCTCAGCAGATACCAGCAGAACACAAACAAGCCCCTACTGACCAACTTTCCATTATAGCTCAAACCCCCGAGGCCTCAGGCCAGCTCACCCTCACACAGGAGATGGTTGACTTTGCAGGTTCTCAGCCCAACATGGACTACTTCCCGTTCAATGATGATGACATGACCCAGGACAGCATCGTGGAGGAACTAGTCCAAATGGAGGAGCAGATGAAGCTGAAGGGTCTCTTCAGTAGCTGTGTTGACGTGTCTTTACAAAGCCAGTCAGCGAGCAATCAAGGCTCTATCCTAAATGCTCATCAGGCCGGCACTACCTTCTACCACTCTGCCCACAGCAGTACTACTCCTGTCCAAACTCCCACTCCAACACCCACTCCAACTCCGACACCCACCCCCACCTCTGAAATGACACTTGGGCACAACCTAACAAGAGAGAGCCCCTGCTCCCGCATGGCTCCCATCACCCCTGTGGATGGAGCCATGGGTCGCCACACCCCCATCAGCACACCACTGtccaactgcagcagcagcgtcCCCCCAAGCCCGGTGGAGTGCAGGAATCCTTTTGCATTCACTCCTATAAACTCAAGCATCACAGGTTATCATGACGCCAGTATTGTCTCCAGCAGCCCTGTTAAGCCCATGCAGAGGCCAATGGCAACACACCCTGACAAAGCCAAACTGGAGTGGATCAACAACCGCTACAACAGCAACTCTGCAGGTCCTTTGTCCAACCATAGCATTGGGATTCTGCCCAGCTACCAAGACCTGGTAGATGACCAGTTTCGTAAGCCACATGCCTTTGCAATTCCCGGCCAGTCATTTCAGGCTCAGTCGAGACAGGATTCTGCTCACTTTGGGCGTTTGACCCCCATTTccccagtgcagcagcagcagcagcagcagcaacaacaacagcagcagctgttaaCAGGTGTAACTACTCCCACTAAACAGGAGAGTTTTGCTGTGCCTGCACCGTTGGACAACAAGGCATCAACCTCATCTGCGTCCAGTACTTTCCGTTGCCGCAGTGTTAGCCCTGCAGTGCGCCAGAGAAACTTCAGTGGCAACACCGGCCCTCCAACCACCACCACaaataccaccaccaccacacgaGCCGTGGTTTCGCCCTTTAACTCCCCCATCACCTCTGAGGTGCTCAGCATCCTGTCCAACAGCCAGACAGTCAGCTCTGTCCACAGTATGGTCCAGCGTAGCCAATCTGTACCTCTAAATATCATGATGCAGAGTGAGATGCTGCCTGTGCAAGGTCAGAGTAACACCAAAATCACCAATGTTCTTCTCAGCAAGATGGAAGCTGATGGGGATGATTCTGTCCGTGGCCTAGGCATAAACAACCTCCCCTCTAACTACACGGCCCGTATGAACCTCACACAAATCCTGGAGACAACTCCTGGTTTTGCTGGAGGAACTGCTCACCAGACTCAGCTGCCTGTTAGCTCCAGCCCTGCTGCCTTTGAGCTCCAGCAGCATGGCTACCTCACCACTAGCAGTGGAGAACAAGTGAGCTTCTCCACTGGGGACAGCCAAGCACAAGCAGGTCCCGGTGAGCaagaccagcagcagcagcagcagcttcaggagAATCCTGTGCAGACACaaccacagctcctcctccagagcacacagcagcaggaggtggaggatgaGCAACAACAGCTAGATTTCAACAACACTGTTAAGGACTTGTTGGGTGATGATGGCCTCAACCCCAGTTCCCAGTTAGTGGGTCAGGTAGCTTCGGAGCTAAATGCCGTGGCCTCCGACTTCTCAAATGACATCAGACTGACCTCAGATCTGTCCAGTAGCATCACTGATCTTAACACATTGGACACCAACCTGCTGTTTGACCCTAATCAACAGCAGGAACAATATGAAGACTCAACACTGGAAGAACTGAAGAACGACCCGCTTTTTCAGCAGATATGCAGTGATACTGTGAACTCTGGTTTTGACTGGCTAGAAAGCAAAGACCAGCCTACTACAGTAGAGATGCTGGGCTAA